The nucleotide sequence ACCCCACCATTCTTGTGGTATATTATTTTTTATTAATTTTTCTTTTAATTCCTTCAAATTCATACTATTTCTCCACCTATCTTATATATCCTTTATTTATTAATTCTTCTATTGTCTTTGGCATTTTGTATTGTATCCCTCCTCCTGGCTGGTTAAACCATGATGCTGTCTTACCTTCCAATGCCTCAAATGGTTTTACTACTTTAATATACGTTATATGGTTTTGTAATTTTATATTCTGGCGGCAAAGACCTCATCTCAAAGGGTGTACCTGCTGATGCTGCAAAATATTTAATCCGTACTACACAGAAAAATTTTATTCTTTTAGTTTCCTGTGATATATATCCGCTATTTCTTTCAGGTTCTCCTCCAATGAAGGTTCAACTTCCCAATCTTCGTGAGTAAAATACCATCCATATCTAACCCATCTCTCTCCTTTCGGTGGCAGTTTATTCTCTATTGCCATTTTCCTTATTTCCTCCAATTCCTCTTTTATTGCTTCCAATTGGTCTATTTCTCC is from Thermoanaerobacter uzonensis DSM 18761 and encodes:
- a CDS encoding TNT domain-containing protein; its protein translation is MKLQNHITYIKVVKPFEALEGKTASWFNQPGGGIQYKMPKTIEELINKGYIR